The Candidatus Manganitrophus noduliformans genome includes a window with the following:
- a CDS encoding ROK family protein has product MDRLSTCVIGIDLGGTYIKGAALDLTGQILSEGKIATEVAQGQERVLNNVAGLIADLCKMSGGRSLAGVGLGVPGALDFKEGRIIESPNFPGWDNFPIRSQVEKAVGVPVVIENDASAAAMGERWVGAAQNLDNFLLITLGTGVGGGLVLDGRLWSGETGKAGEVGHMKITPDGPPCGCGSTGCLEVYASSTALVRMAQEEWRRVEGNAAAPAAWITSSGLADAAEQHHPIAEAVFRKMAYYLGIGIANVANLLDIHHFILSGGVSNAFHLFEKPLRQEAARHAFGMTPEEALKRIIIRRALLGESAGMIGAGHLVHLAAKNNGK; this is encoded by the coding sequence ATGGACCGGTTATCAACTTGCGTCATTGGAATCGACTTGGGAGGGACCTACATCAAGGGGGCGGCACTCGACCTGACCGGACAGATCCTCTCGGAAGGGAAGATCGCAACGGAAGTCGCCCAGGGGCAAGAGCGGGTCCTCAACAACGTGGCCGGCCTCATCGCCGATCTATGCAAAATGAGCGGTGGACGATCGCTGGCCGGCGTCGGTTTGGGGGTTCCCGGGGCGCTCGATTTCAAAGAGGGCCGGATCATTGAATCCCCTAATTTCCCCGGATGGGATAATTTTCCGATCCGCTCCCAGGTCGAGAAGGCGGTCGGCGTTCCGGTCGTCATCGAAAATGACGCCAGTGCAGCGGCGATGGGAGAGCGCTGGGTCGGGGCGGCGCAGAATCTCGACAATTTCCTGCTGATCACCCTCGGCACCGGGGTCGGCGGCGGATTGGTGCTGGATGGTAGACTCTGGTCCGGAGAAACGGGGAAAGCGGGAGAGGTCGGTCACATGAAGATTACACCCGACGGTCCCCCCTGCGGATGCGGCTCCACGGGCTGCCTGGAGGTCTATGCTTCTTCAACCGCCTTGGTCCGAATGGCGCAGGAGGAGTGGCGCCGGGTAGAGGGGAACGCCGCCGCGCCCGCAGCGTGGATCACCTCCTCCGGCCTCGCCGATGCGGCGGAGCAGCATCATCCGATTGCGGAAGCGGTCTTTCGGAAAATGGCCTATTACCTCGGCATTGGAATCGCGAACGTAGCGAACCTGCTCGACATTCACCATTTCATCCTTTCGGGCGGGGTCAGCAACGCCTTCCACCTTTTTGAGAAGCCGCTCCGACAGGAGGCGGCCCGCCATGCCTTCGGCATGACGCCGGAGGAAGCCCTGAAGCGGATCATCATTCGAAGGGCGCTTCTCGGCGAGAGCGCCGGCATGATCGGGGCCGGGCATTTGGTCCACTTGGCCGCGAAGAACAATGGAAAATAA
- a CDS encoding pyruvate dehydrogenase complex E1 component subunit beta → MAHIAYRDALGQAMSEEMRRDDKIFLMGEEVGFYQGAFKVSRGMLEEFGPMRVIDTPITEAGFTGVGIGAAMVGLRPIIEMMTFNFSILAMDQIINNAAKIRSMSGGQFTVPLVVRGPGGSAARLAAQHSQSLESLYCHIAGLKVIAPSVPKDAKGLLKSAIRDENPVICFEAQALYGTMGEVPEGEYTIPIGVADVKREGKDVTLIAWSKMLLMCLRTAEELAKQGIDAEVVDPRTLRPLDMETILNSVRKTNRVVIVEEAWPYAGVSAEIADRITHEALDILDAPVERVTGVDAPIPYAKNLEQAALPSPEKIIHAVKKVMYLE, encoded by the coding sequence ATGGCCCATATTGCTTATCGTGATGCCCTCGGCCAAGCCATGAGCGAGGAGATGCGCCGCGACGACAAAATCTTCCTGATGGGGGAAGAGGTCGGATTTTATCAAGGGGCATTTAAGGTCAGCCGGGGGATGCTCGAAGAGTTCGGCCCGATGCGGGTCATCGACACCCCCATCACCGAGGCCGGCTTTACCGGCGTCGGCATCGGCGCGGCGATGGTCGGGCTTCGCCCCATCATTGAAATGATGACCTTCAACTTTTCTATTTTAGCGATGGATCAGATCATCAACAACGCCGCGAAGATCCGATCGATGTCGGGGGGGCAGTTCACCGTCCCGCTCGTCGTTCGGGGGCCCGGCGGTTCGGCCGCGCGCTTGGCGGCCCAACACTCTCAGAGTCTGGAGTCGCTTTACTGTCATATTGCCGGCCTCAAGGTGATTGCCCCCTCCGTTCCCAAGGATGCGAAGGGCCTTCTCAAGAGCGCCATCCGTGATGAAAACCCGGTGATCTGTTTTGAAGCACAGGCCCTCTATGGAACGATGGGAGAAGTGCCGGAGGGCGAATATACCATTCCCATCGGTGTCGCCGATGTGAAGCGGGAGGGGAAGGATGTGACCCTGATCGCCTGGTCGAAGATGCTCCTGATGTGTTTGAGGACGGCCGAGGAGTTGGCGAAGCAGGGGATTGACGCCGAAGTGGTCGATCCGAGGACGCTTCGTCCCCTCGACATGGAAACGATCTTGAACTCCGTTCGAAAGACAAACCGTGTTGTGATTGTGGAAGAGGCGTGGCCCTATGCCGGGGTGAGCGCTGAAATTGCCGACCGGATTACCCATGAGGCGCTCGATATTCTCGATGCCCCGGTCGAGCGGGTGACCGGTGTCGATGCGCCGATCCCTTATGCGAAGAATCTGGAACAGGCCGCGCTTCCGAGTCCCGAAAAAATCATTCACGCTGTCAAAAAAGTGATGTATCTTGAGTGA
- the lpdA gene encoding dihydrolipoyl dehydrogenase — protein MADERYDVMILGGGPGGYVAAIRGGQLGLKVAVVEKEAVGGVCLHHGCIPSKAIIRNAEVLSLIQNSEAFGIKVDNIRPDYGQAIDRSKKVIQKLYSGLQHVMKKSKVDIHTGVGKIIAPDQIEVTGSNGKKTIRAERLIIATGSRVRSLPGLNVDGRRVITSDEALLLRDLPRSVTIIGGGAIGVEFAYVYSVYGAKVTIVEMMPTLLPLEDREVTALLERSFKKRGIEIFTKTRVGPIKDQNGGFAIELQTAEGGKTLNTEAILVAIGRAPNIEGIGLETIGVAIDEKRRLIQVDERMRTNVPNVFALGDVTTRPALAHGAMAQGVSVVESIAGIERPPVDLLNIPSAVYCHPEVASVGLTEEKAREAGHEIKVAKYPLSANGRAVALGETEGFVKVVADAQYGEILGAHIIGPEATELIGEFVLAKTVEATAQELKQAVHPHPTLSEAVMEAGGAIFGEAIHY, from the coding sequence GTGGCGGACGAGAGATACGATGTCATGATCTTAGGAGGCGGGCCGGGAGGATATGTTGCGGCCATCCGCGGCGGGCAGCTCGGTCTGAAGGTCGCCGTTGTCGAGAAAGAAGCGGTCGGCGGGGTCTGCCTTCACCATGGCTGTATTCCCTCGAAGGCGATTATCCGGAATGCCGAAGTTCTTTCTCTGATCCAAAATTCGGAAGCGTTCGGGATCAAAGTCGATAACATCCGGCCTGATTATGGACAAGCGATCGATCGAAGCAAAAAGGTGATCCAGAAGCTCTACAGCGGGCTTCAGCATGTGATGAAAAAGAGCAAAGTCGATATCCATACCGGCGTCGGGAAGATTATCGCGCCCGATCAAATCGAGGTGACCGGATCGAACGGCAAGAAAACGATCCGAGCGGAGCGGCTGATCATCGCCACCGGGAGCCGCGTGCGAAGCCTGCCGGGCCTGAATGTCGACGGAAGACGGGTCATCACCAGCGACGAGGCGTTGCTGCTCCGGGATCTTCCGCGATCGGTGACGATCATCGGGGGCGGGGCGATCGGTGTGGAGTTCGCCTATGTCTACTCGGTCTACGGGGCCAAGGTGACCATCGTCGAGATGATGCCGACCCTTCTTCCCTTGGAAGACCGCGAGGTGACGGCGCTGCTGGAGCGAAGCTTCAAGAAGCGGGGCATCGAGATCTTCACGAAAACCCGCGTGGGGCCGATCAAAGATCAGAACGGCGGCTTTGCGATCGAATTGCAAACGGCGGAAGGGGGAAAGACGCTGAATACCGAGGCGATTCTGGTCGCCATCGGCCGGGCGCCGAACATCGAGGGGATCGGTCTGGAGACGATCGGCGTGGCGATCGATGAAAAGCGCCGGTTGATCCAGGTCGATGAGCGGATGCGGACGAATGTTCCGAACGTCTTCGCCCTCGGGGACGTGACGACCCGGCCGGCGCTGGCGCACGGCGCGATGGCGCAGGGGGTCTCGGTCGTCGAGTCGATCGCCGGAATCGAGCGGCCGCCGGTCGATCTTCTCAACATTCCCAGCGCGGTCTACTGCCATCCGGAGGTCGCATCGGTCGGTTTAACCGAAGAGAAGGCGCGCGAGGCGGGCCATGAAATCAAGGTGGCGAAATATCCTCTGTCCGCCAACGGCCGGGCGGTTGCCCTCGGCGAGACCGAAGGGTTCGTCAAAGTCGTCGCCGACGCGCAATACGGCGAGATTCTCGGCGCCCACATCATCGGACCAGAGGCGACGGAGCTGATCGGCGAGTTCGTCCTGGCGAAGACGGTGGAAGCGACCGCGCAGGAGCTGAAGCAGGCGGTCCATCCGCATCCGACCCTCTCTGAAGCGGTGATGGAGGCGGGGGGCGCGATTTTTGGGGAAGCGATCCATTATTAA
- a CDS encoding dihydrolipoamide acetyltransferase family protein, with protein MANRVVMPKLTDTMEEGVLLKWYKQEGEKVESGDPIAEVETDKAVMDLEAFASGTLKKILVPEGYVVPSGDLIALIAREDENIDEVLSHESKPRMRRKDLKGAPEEREKPPGPQAEVSPQEEAGVRAPASPKEAQRKEAPRPAAPPRAEGEEIKASPLARKIAQERGIDLRTIKGSGPGGRITQRDIEEATVPERQAAPAPAPSAPAAPRAGQARPEAVAPEGEEVELSMIRKAIAKRMVQSKAPVPHFYVTSEIDMGKILDFKEEMEKSSDGVKLTLSELFLKAVALTLQKFPSYRSIYQGDRVRIVKSIDVGLAVGIPDGVITAVIRDCDHKTLAQISSEVRDKVKRAREKGLKPEEYTGAIFSVSNLGMYDVESFSAIITPPETGVLAIGSVLKKPIATDGKIEVGRTVKVTLSTDHRVADGVQAAKFLKELKQIIQNPLYLAL; from the coding sequence ATGGCGAATCGCGTAGTGATGCCGAAGTTGACCGATACGATGGAGGAAGGGGTTCTCCTCAAGTGGTATAAACAGGAAGGTGAAAAAGTAGAAAGCGGAGATCCGATCGCCGAAGTCGAGACCGACAAAGCGGTGATGGATTTGGAGGCCTTCGCGTCGGGAACGTTGAAGAAGATTCTGGTTCCGGAGGGGTATGTTGTTCCCTCGGGGGACCTGATCGCCCTGATCGCGCGGGAGGATGAAAACATCGACGAGGTTCTCTCGCATGAATCGAAGCCGCGGATGCGGAGGAAGGATTTAAAAGGCGCTCCTGAGGAGCGGGAAAAGCCGCCCGGTCCTCAGGCGGAAGTCTCCCCTCAAGAAGAAGCCGGGGTACGGGCACCCGCTTCTCCAAAAGAGGCCCAACGTAAGGAAGCTCCGCGCCCGGCGGCGCCCCCCCGTGCGGAAGGAGAAGAGATCAAGGCTTCTCCTCTGGCGAGAAAGATCGCTCAGGAACGGGGGATTGATTTGAGGACGATTAAAGGCTCGGGACCTGGAGGACGGATCACGCAGCGGGATATCGAAGAGGCGACGGTGCCTGAGAGGCAGGCCGCCCCGGCTCCGGCTCCCTCCGCGCCGGCCGCACCGAGGGCGGGCCAAGCCCGTCCAGAGGCGGTTGCTCCGGAGGGGGAAGAGGTCGAACTGTCGATGATCCGAAAGGCGATTGCCAAGCGGATGGTCCAGAGCAAGGCGCCGGTCCCGCACTTTTACGTCACCTCCGAAATCGACATGGGGAAGATTCTCGATTTCAAAGAGGAAATGGAAAAGTCTTCCGATGGCGTCAAGCTGACCCTCAGTGAGCTCTTCTTAAAGGCGGTTGCATTGACACTGCAGAAGTTTCCCTCGTATCGTTCGATCTATCAGGGAGACCGGGTTCGGATTGTGAAGTCGATTGATGTCGGCCTCGCCGTCGGCATCCCCGATGGGGTGATCACCGCCGTCATCCGCGACTGCGATCATAAAACCCTGGCGCAGATCTCCAGTGAGGTGCGGGACAAGGTGAAGCGGGCGCGTGAGAAGGGGCTCAAGCCGGAGGAGTATACCGGCGCCATTTTCAGCGTCTCCAACCTCGGGATGTATGACGTCGAATCATTCAGCGCGATCATCACCCCGCCTGAAACGGGGGTCTTGGCGATCGGATCGGTTTTGAAGAAGCCGATTGCGACCGACGGTAAGATCGAGGTCGGAAGGACGGTCAAGGTGACCCTTTCCACCGATCACCGGGTCGCCGACGGCGTCCAGGCGGCGAAGTTTCTCAAGGAGCTGAAGCAGATCATTCAGAACCCACTTTATTTGGCGTTGTAG
- the pdhA gene encoding pyruvate dehydrogenase (acetyl-transferring) E1 component subunit alpha, with amino-acid sequence MTSKQKPPLIEFLRQMILIRRFEEKAAEMYALGKIAGFCHLYIGEEAVAVGAIGAANPDDYIVTAYRDHGHALARGLEPKRVMAELFGKATGVSKGMGGSMHLFDAGKNFMGGYAIVGGHIPVATGIGFAMKYEKKDQVVLCFFGEGSVPSGNFHEALNLASLWRLPVVYICENNRFGMGTPVERASALYDIAHAAKAHDMPFHHIDGMDVVDVYNQMKKVIDGVRASKRPIFVEARTYRYMGHSMSDPAHGHYRTKAEIDEQKKRDPIATLQQRLLEKKEITPEEVSKMEREIQDIVLESVEFAEKSPEPPLEALTEYVYS; translated from the coding sequence ATGACTTCCAAACAAAAACCGCCGCTCATCGAATTTCTTCGGCAGATGATTCTGATCCGCCGATTCGAGGAGAAAGCGGCCGAGATGTACGCCCTCGGAAAGATCGCCGGCTTCTGCCACCTCTACATCGGCGAAGAAGCAGTGGCGGTCGGGGCGATCGGGGCGGCGAATCCGGATGATTATATCGTCACTGCCTATCGGGACCATGGACATGCTCTGGCCCGCGGGTTGGAGCCGAAGCGGGTCATGGCGGAGCTGTTCGGAAAAGCGACAGGGGTTTCGAAGGGGATGGGGGGCTCGATGCATCTCTTCGACGCCGGCAAAAATTTCATGGGAGGCTACGCCATCGTCGGCGGGCATATCCCCGTGGCGACGGGGATCGGCTTCGCCATGAAATACGAGAAAAAGGATCAGGTGGTCCTCTGCTTTTTCGGGGAAGGCTCCGTCCCCTCGGGGAACTTTCACGAAGCGCTGAATCTCGCCTCGCTTTGGCGATTGCCGGTCGTTTATATTTGTGAGAACAACCGATTTGGGATGGGGACCCCGGTGGAGCGGGCCTCGGCGCTCTACGACATCGCCCATGCCGCCAAGGCGCATGACATGCCGTTCCATCACATCGACGGGATGGACGTAGTCGATGTGTACAACCAGATGAAAAAGGTCATCGACGGTGTTCGTGCCTCGAAGCGGCCGATCTTCGTGGAGGCCCGGACCTATCGGTACATGGGCCATTCGATGTCCGACCCGGCCCACGGTCACTACCGGACGAAGGCGGAGATCGACGAGCAGAAGAAACGCGACCCGATCGCCACCTTGCAGCAACGCTTGCTGGAGAAGAAAGAGATCACCCCCGAGGAGGTCTCGAAGATGGAGCGCGAAATCCAGGACATTGTCCTGGAGTCGGTCGAGTTTGCGGAAAAGAGTCCGGAGCCGCCGCTGGAGGCGCTGACGGAGTATGTTTATTCATAA
- the lipA gene encoding lipoyl synthase, with the protein MPERHFLTPPQKRTERLPPWFKVQPKTGANYLKIRQLVKDLNLHTVCEEAQCPNIWECWNIGTATFMILGEICTRSCGFCAVTFGRPTELDLAEPDHLAEAVAALGLGHVVVTSVNRDELENGGAEIFAASIRKIRERSPNCTVEVLIPDFQGKKSALDLVLEARPEILAHNTETVPRLHPHVRPQAKYDRSLQVLAWSKEAGLLTKTGLMLGLGETIDEVRAVMADLVEIGCDILTLGQYLQPTAKHLPVARFVHPDEFALLKKEGEKMGLAHVEAGPLVRSSYHAEQQARELPGSLPIIS; encoded by the coding sequence ATGCCGGAACGGCACTTTTTAACCCCCCCTCAGAAGCGGACCGAGCGGCTTCCCCCCTGGTTTAAGGTCCAGCCGAAGACCGGTGCGAACTACCTGAAGATTCGCCAACTGGTCAAAGATCTCAATCTCCACACCGTCTGTGAAGAGGCGCAGTGTCCCAATATTTGGGAGTGCTGGAACATCGGGACGGCGACCTTCATGATCTTGGGAGAGATCTGCACCCGGAGCTGCGGGTTCTGCGCCGTCACCTTCGGCCGTCCGACCGAGTTGGACCTCGCCGAGCCGGACCATCTGGCCGAGGCGGTTGCCGCGTTGGGGCTCGGCCACGTCGTCGTCACTTCGGTGAACCGAGATGAGTTGGAAAACGGCGGGGCGGAGATCTTCGCCGCGTCGATCCGGAAGATCCGGGAGCGTTCCCCGAATTGTACCGTGGAGGTTCTGATTCCCGATTTTCAGGGAAAGAAATCAGCCCTCGATCTGGTCCTTGAAGCGAGGCCCGAGATCCTGGCCCACAACACCGAGACGGTCCCCCGTCTCCATCCCCATGTTCGTCCCCAGGCGAAGTACGACCGCTCGCTGCAGGTGTTGGCCTGGTCGAAGGAGGCCGGTCTTTTGACGAAGACCGGTTTGATGTTGGGATTGGGGGAGACGATCGACGAGGTTCGGGCCGTGATGGCCGATCTGGTCGAGATCGGCTGCGATATCCTCACCCTCGGCCAATATCTTCAGCCGACCGCGAAACACCTGCCGGTCGCCCGTTTCGTCCACCCGGACGAGTTTGCTCTGCTGAAAAAAGAAGGCGAAAAAATGGGCCTGGCCCATGTGGAGGCCGGCCCGCTGGTTCGAAGCTCCTACCATGCTGAGCAGCAGGCGCGGGAGCTGCCCGGAAGCCTGCCGATAATTTCTTAG
- a CDS encoding phosphoglucomutase/phosphomannomutase family protein, with amino-acid sequence MTNEKQKIKFGTSGWRGILAEDFTFDRVRVVAQAIADYLNENREDSPPQVIVGYDTRFLGKRFAEAVASVLTGNGIGVIRSTNPVPTPVVSFEILQRKLSGGINVTASHNPPEWNGLKFSPAWGGPALPETTRQIEARANVLLKEPNAVRPLTRAEAEKQGLWRDERIGDAYREKVSRLLDRSAFEQGKLRVAVDPFWGTSLGYLDRILLEMGATIDLIHDERNPTFGGIRPDPEGESLSELILKTRDGNYDLGLATDCDADRFGILDRGGIPVVPNYIIALLVDYLVTDRKWTGKIARSVATSHLVDAVARHHGLEIIETPVGFKYIGELIAKNEILLGGEESGGISIRGHLPEKDGILTCLLVAEMVAKRKCPIRTMLDDLFRRVGAFSPLRRDLHLSERGREQVAALLKNPPATIGGKKVISTSTLDGTKFFLEGGSWVLIRPSGTEPVVRIYVETAEEKASERLAGSCQALIE; translated from the coding sequence ATGACAAATGAGAAACAGAAGATCAAATTCGGGACATCGGGGTGGCGGGGAATTCTGGCGGAAGATTTTACTTTTGATCGCGTCCGGGTGGTTGCACAGGCGATCGCCGATTATTTGAATGAAAATCGCGAAGACTCCCCGCCTCAGGTGATCGTCGGCTACGACACCCGCTTTCTTGGAAAGCGATTCGCGGAAGCGGTCGCCTCGGTCCTCACCGGCAACGGAATCGGCGTCATCCGATCGACCAATCCGGTTCCGACGCCGGTCGTCTCCTTTGAAATTCTCCAACGCAAGCTCTCAGGAGGGATCAATGTGACGGCCAGCCACAATCCTCCGGAGTGGAACGGCCTGAAATTCTCCCCCGCCTGGGGAGGACCGGCCCTGCCGGAGACGACGCGGCAGATCGAAGCGCGGGCCAATGTACTTCTGAAAGAGCCGAACGCCGTTCGGCCACTGACGCGCGCCGAAGCGGAGAAGCAGGGGCTCTGGCGGGATGAACGGATCGGCGATGCGTACCGGGAAAAGGTCTCTCGCCTCCTTGATCGGTCTGCCTTTGAGCAAGGAAAGCTTCGCGTGGCGGTCGATCCCTTCTGGGGGACCTCTTTAGGATATCTCGATCGGATTCTTCTTGAGATGGGAGCGACGATCGATCTGATCCATGACGAGCGGAACCCCACCTTCGGCGGCATCCGCCCCGATCCGGAGGGGGAAAGCCTCTCGGAGCTTATCCTGAAAACGCGGGATGGGAATTATGATCTCGGTCTGGCGACCGATTGCGACGCGGACCGATTCGGAATCCTCGACCGCGGGGGCATCCCGGTCGTGCCGAATTACATTATCGCCCTCCTCGTCGATTATTTGGTGACCGATCGAAAGTGGACCGGCAAGATCGCCCGTAGTGTCGCCACCTCCCATCTGGTCGACGCCGTTGCGCGCCATCACGGGTTGGAGATCATTGAGACACCGGTCGGCTTCAAATATATCGGCGAGCTGATCGCAAAAAATGAAATTCTCTTGGGAGGCGAGGAGAGCGGCGGCATCTCGATCCGGGGTCACCTCCCGGAGAAAGACGGCATCCTCACCTGCCTTCTTGTCGCGGAGATGGTCGCCAAACGCAAATGTCCCATCCGGACGATGCTCGACGATCTTTTCCGGCGGGTCGGCGCCTTCTCTCCGCTCCGGCGCGATTTGCACCTCTCGGAAAGGGGCCGGGAGCAGGTCGCCGCTCTGCTGAAGAATCCGCCTGCTACAATAGGGGGGAAGAAGGTGATCTCGACCTCCACGCTCGATGGAACGAAATTCTTCCTGGAGGGAGGAAGTTGGGTGTTGATCCGCCCCTCTGGAACCGAGCCGGTGGTGCGGATCTATGTCGAAACCGCAGAAGAGAAGGCGTCGGAGCGTTTGGCGGGAAGCTGCCAGGCCCTGATCGAGTAG
- the glgC gene encoding glucose-1-phosphate adenylyltransferase, which produces MKRPRMLGMVLAGGRGERLFPLTRDRSKPSVSFGGKYRIIDFVLSNFINSGIYSIYVVVQYKSQSLIEHLRAAWRLGGRIKHQFITIAPPQMRRGEVWYRGTADAVYQNLHVIRNFDPELVVVFGADHIYRMDIAQMMDYHREREADVTVAAIPVPIESAHRFGVIKVNKEGRIIGFLEKPKAPPPMPGNPKFAYASMGNYLFNRDILMEALSHDAKRHSEHDFGRTIIPELFPEGRVFAYDFSQNEIPGLKKYEERGYWRDVGSIQAYYDAHMDLLGEHPRFDLNNLEWPILSDAVNAPAARLMGGEVVDSFIGEGSIIRGAKVKRSIIGRGVVLEAGAEVEESILFDFCEVGSGCRIKRSIIDRFNLIKPGEEIGYDPERDKQRFTVNNKGVVTIPRAPTRFFY; this is translated from the coding sequence TTGAAGAGACCCAGAATGCTCGGAATGGTGTTGGCCGGCGGCCGCGGAGAGAGACTCTTCCCGTTGACCCGCGATCGAAGCAAACCTTCCGTCTCCTTTGGGGGGAAATATCGGATCATCGATTTTGTCTTGAGCAATTTCATCAACTCCGGAATTTATTCGATCTATGTCGTGGTGCAGTACAAGTCCCAATCCCTGATCGAACATCTTCGCGCCGCCTGGCGGTTGGGGGGGCGGATCAAACACCAGTTTATCACCATCGCCCCCCCCCAGATGCGCCGCGGGGAGGTCTGGTACCGGGGGACGGCCGACGCCGTCTATCAGAATCTCCACGTCATCCGAAACTTCGACCCCGAGCTCGTGGTCGTCTTCGGCGCCGACCATATCTATCGAATGGACATCGCACAGATGATGGACTATCATCGGGAGCGGGAGGCCGATGTGACCGTGGCGGCGATCCCGGTGCCGATCGAGTCGGCCCATCGGTTCGGTGTCATCAAAGTAAATAAAGAGGGTCGGATCATCGGCTTTTTGGAAAAACCGAAAGCGCCCCCTCCGATGCCGGGCAACCCTAAATTCGCCTACGCTTCGATGGGAAACTATCTTTTCAACAGAGACATTTTGATGGAGGCCCTCTCGCACGACGCCAAGCGGCACAGCGAACATGATTTCGGCCGGACGATTATCCCCGAACTCTTTCCGGAGGGGAGGGTCTTTGCATATGATTTCAGCCAAAACGAGATCCCGGGGCTGAAAAAATATGAAGAGCGGGGCTACTGGCGCGATGTCGGAAGCATTCAGGCCTATTACGATGCGCACATGGACCTACTGGGAGAACATCCCCGGTTTGACCTGAACAACCTCGAATGGCCGATCCTCTCCGACGCGGTGAACGCGCCGGCGGCGCGGTTGATGGGGGGCGAAGTGGTCGACTCCTTCATCGGCGAAGGAAGCATCATCAGGGGGGCCAAGGTGAAGCGGTCCATCATCGGTCGGGGGGTGGTGCTCGAAGCGGGGGCCGAGGTGGAAGAGTCCATTCTCTTCGATTTTTGTGAAGTCGGATCGGGGTGCCGGATCAAACGGAGTATCATCGACCGGTTCAACCTCATCAAGCCGGGAGAAGAGATCGGCTACGATCCGGAGCGGGACAAACAGCGGTTCACGGTGAACAACAAAGGGGTGGTGACGATTCCACGCGCCCCGACACGGTTCTTCTACTGA